CCAACGGGCTACCCTCGCGAGCCTCAAGGAGACACATGGCATCCCGGTCGACTGTGAAGCGCCTCGGCGCTGTGATCATCGGCGCTGGCCTCGTCCTCATGTCGGCCCTCCCGGCCGCCGCCGAGAAGCCGAAGGTCGAGCCCGACAGCGGCAACGACGTCAAGGGCATGGGCATCTGGCTCACGGACAAGGACGGCAAACTCCTCGACGGCAACCGCAACGAGGGGGGCGTCAACGCCTTCTACGCCGGCCTCATCGGCCTGAAGATCACCACGGGCGGCCAGTCGCAGAAGGCGCAGGCGTACTGCGTCGAACTGCCGACGCCGCTGGAGGACGGCAGGCCCCTCGAAGAGGTGCCGTGGGGTGAGCACCCGAACCCCAAGTTCGCGGAGAACGCCGGGAAGATCAACTGGATTCTCCAGAACACCTTCCCTCAGCGCTCCGTCGAGGAGGTCGCGAAGCAGTTCGACCTGCCGATCTCCAAGAAGAGCGTCCTGATCACGGCCACGCAGGCAGCGATCTGGCACTTCAGCGACGGGTCCGTGCTGCGCGCCGACGACTCGACCCAGGAGGTCGACGACGTCGACAAGGAGGTCCACGACCTCTACGAGTACCTGGTCGCCAAGGCCCAGCCCCTGGAGGAGCCGAAGCCGACCCTCGGTATCGACCCTGCCGAGCGCGCCGGCAAGGCTGGTGAGCGGATCGGTCCGTTCACCGTCTCCAGCACCGCCGACCAGGTCGTGCTGACCGCCGACTTGCCGCAGGGCGTCAGCCTGGTCCGCGGCGATGGCACGCCGCTCGACCTGGCAGACCCGAACGCCCGCAGCGCCGCCGCCGCGCAGACCATCACCGACGTGTGGGTGCAGGTCGACGAAGGCGTCGAGCCCGGTTCGGTCGAGTTCAGCGTCAGCGCCTCCACCGAGCTGCGCGTCGGCCGCCTGTTCATCTCGGTCGACAAGAACCAGGCCACGCAGTCGCTGATCATCGCGGACGCCGAGAAGTCGAACGTCGTCGCGAAGGCGAAGGCGAGTTGGACCGAGGGCGTGGTCGTGACCACCACGACCGCCGCGCCGACCACCACCACGACGGTCGAGGCGACGACCACCACGGCGGCCCCGACGACCACGACCACGGCCGTGGCGTCCGGTGGCGGCAACGACGACGACCTGGCCAACACCGGTGCGTCCATCTTCGTGCCGCTGCTGATCGGTGTCGGCCTGCTGGGCGCCGGTGCGGCCGCCCTGCTGGTCGTGCGCCGCAAGCGCGCCGCCTGACAGCACGACCCGACAGCGCGACTCCCGCGAACGGCCCCCTCGGTGCACACCGAGGGGGCCGTTCCGCATCGAGCGCCGCGGCCACGCACGGGTGGTGGACCGGGCGGCGGCGAGCCGTCCCCGCACGCCGGGGAGTACGTTTGCCGCTGGGGTCACGGGGGCGGTTCGGGTAGCCTGCGTCAGGAGTGCGGAGGAGCACGATGAACTTCGACGAGATCAAGAACAAGGCGTCCGAGCTGCTGGAGCAGAACCACGAGAAGGTGGACGCGGGCATCGACCAGGCGGCCGGCTTCATCGCCGGCCGGTTCGGCCACGAGGACCAGGTCAAATCGGTGGCCGAGAAGGCCAAGGACTTCCTGCCGGGTGGAGAGTGAACTCGTTCAACACGGCTGAGCGGACCACCCCGACCGGGGAA
This region of Saccharothrix longispora genomic DNA includes:
- a CDS encoding antitoxin, which translates into the protein MNFDEIKNKASELLEQNHEKVDAGIDQAAGFIAGRFGHEDQVKSVAEKAKDFLPGGE
- a CDS encoding thioester domain-containing protein — translated: MSALPAAAEKPKVEPDSGNDVKGMGIWLTDKDGKLLDGNRNEGGVNAFYAGLIGLKITTGGQSQKAQAYCVELPTPLEDGRPLEEVPWGEHPNPKFAENAGKINWILQNTFPQRSVEEVAKQFDLPISKKSVLITATQAAIWHFSDGSVLRADDSTQEVDDVDKEVHDLYEYLVAKAQPLEEPKPTLGIDPAERAGKAGERIGPFTVSSTADQVVLTADLPQGVSLVRGDGTPLDLADPNARSAAAAQTITDVWVQVDEGVEPGSVEFSVSASTELRVGRLFISVDKNQATQSLIIADAEKSNVVAKAKASWTEGVVVTTTTAAPTTTTTVEATTTTAAPTTTTTAVASGGGNDDDLANTGASIFVPLLIGVGLLGAGAAALLVVRRKRAA